A genomic region of Bacillota bacterium contains the following coding sequences:
- a CDS encoding MarR family transcriptional regulator, which yields MNKNISNVYNLLQEIAWVFGDHGFNGGCCKDLSLVEFMALKRVYENKDFSIREVGTSLNFTKSGATRVIDRLESKGYVIREHSPIDGRVCCVRATNKGINILTEVIKENTEYLEKVFKNMKPEMIYNIENVLKMLVELLQEQSSK from the coding sequence ATGAATAAAAACATATCAAATGTTTACAATTTACTGCAAGAAATAGCCTGGGTTTTTGGTGACCACGGCTTTAACGGGGGGTGTTGTAAAGACCTTTCGCTAGTCGAATTCATGGCGCTAAAAAGAGTTTACGAAAATAAAGATTTTTCTATCAGAGAAGTAGGTACATCTTTAAATTTTACTAAAAGTGGAGCGACTAGAGTTATTGATCGCCTTGAAAGCAAGGGGTATGTAATACGGGAACATTCTCCTATTGATGGAAGGGTTTGCTGTGTTAGAGCTACCAATAAAGGAATTAACATACTAACAGAAGTTATTAAGGAAAATACAGAATATCTGGAAAAGGTATTTAAAAACATGAAACCTGAAATGATCTATAATATTGAAAATGTTTTAAAAATGCTTGTTGAATTATTACAAGAACAGAGTTCTAAATAA
- the cysK gene encoding cysteine synthase A: MAKIAKKLTDLIGNTPLLELANYSSVNNLNARLIAKLEYFNPGGSVKDRIGIAMIEDAESKGLIDKNSTIIEPTSGNTGIALALVAASKGYRLILTMPDTMSTERRSLLKALGAELVLTPGAEGMKGAIRKAEELATSIPGSFMPQQFRNPANPEIHRRTTAEEIWRDTDGQIDIFISGVGTGGTLTGTGEILKQRNPDIKVIAVEPFDSPVLSGGKPGPHKIQGIGAGFIPEVLNIKIIDEVFKVRNEDAFSTSRELAKTEGLLVGISSGAAAFAATEIAKRDENKGKTIVVILPDTGERYLSTDLFQGV, encoded by the coding sequence ATGGCGAAAATTGCAAAGAAGTTGACTGATCTTATAGGTAACACTCCGCTATTAGAATTGGCGAACTATAGCAGTGTGAATAATTTGAATGCACGATTAATTGCAAAATTAGAGTATTTTAACCCTGGTGGAAGTGTAAAAGACAGGATTGGGATTGCAATGATTGAAGATGCGGAAAGTAAAGGTTTAATAGATAAAAACTCGACAATTATTGAGCCTACAAGCGGGAATACCGGTATTGCCCTAGCTTTAGTTGCAGCATCCAAAGGATACCGACTGATTCTTACAATGCCCGATACCATGAGTACAGAGCGCAGAAGCCTTTTAAAAGCCCTCGGCGCAGAGTTGGTCCTTACTCCAGGGGCTGAAGGAATGAAAGGAGCAATAAGGAAAGCTGAAGAACTGGCAACAAGCATACCAGGTTCATTTATGCCGCAGCAATTCAGAAATCCTGCCAACCCTGAAATACACAGAAGAACAACAGCAGAGGAAATATGGAGGGATACCGACGGGCAGATTGACATTTTTATTTCAGGAGTGGGAACAGGAGGCACGCTGACAGGTACAGGCGAAATTTTGAAACAGCGGAATCCCGATATTAAGGTTATAGCGGTAGAACCTTTTGATTCACCGGTACTTTCGGGAGGGAAACCGGGACCTCATAAAATTCAGGGAATAGGTGCCGGATTTATTCCTGAAGTTTTAAATATAAAAATTATAGATGAAGTATTTAAAGTACGAAACGAGGATGCTTTTAGTACTTCCCGGGAACTTGCAAAAACTGAGGGTTTGCTGGTAGGAATATCTTCGGGTGCTGCAGCTTTCGCAGCGACTGAAATTGCTAAAAGGGATGAAAATAAGGGAAAAACAATTGTGGTAATTTTGCCTGATACGGGGGAGAGATATTTATCTACGGATTTATTTCAAGGAGTATAG
- a CDS encoding DNA mismatch repair protein MutS, translated as MTFHSILFKRTEDSIKEETVEVPTFFIDLNLDQIINEITAGRQEYNLKPFFYITLKDIDAIKYRQEIMLDLENETLLENIRSFALKMRTMRRYLALLDKLYYKYHKEGWFLEAAEIYCEAVSCLVHDLNFANFKSRGLLAFYEYLTNYANSDRFTSLLSETKKLKADLSTVKYCMLING; from the coding sequence ATGACTTTTCACAGCATACTATTTAAAAGAACTGAAGACAGCATAAAAGAAGAAACAGTTGAGGTACCTACCTTTTTTATTGATTTAAATCTTGACCAAATCATAAACGAAATCACTGCTGGTAGGCAGGAATATAATTTAAAACCTTTTTTTTACATTACTTTGAAAGATATCGATGCAATCAAGTACCGTCAAGAAATAATGCTGGACCTTGAAAATGAAACTCTATTAGAAAACATAAGATCATTTGCGCTAAAGATGCGCACAATGCGCCGATATCTTGCCTTATTGGATAAGCTTTACTACAAATACCATAAAGAAGGATGGTTTTTGGAGGCGGCAGAAATTTATTGCGAAGCTGTTAGTTGCTTAGTACATGATTTAAACTTTGCAAATTTTAAATCGCGCGGTCTTTTGGCCTTCTATGAATATTTGACTAACTATGCCAACTCCGACCGTTTTACGTCTCTTCTGTCGGAAACAAAAAAGCTTAAAGCTGATTTGTCAACAGTAAAATATTGCATGCTTATAAATGGAA
- the metA gene encoding homoserine O-succinyltransferase produces the protein MPIKIPNNLPAAETLSNENIFLMYEDRALHQDIRPLNIIILNLMPTKIITETQILRLLGNSPLQVDITLLHPKTHISKNTSREHLIKFYNTFDEICKNKFDGMIVTGAPVEHLEFEEVDYWDELKEIMDWSTTHVFSTFHICWGAQAALYHHYGIPKYPLPQKMFGVFPHKVCKHNEKLLRGFDDIFYVPHSRHTEVRKGDIVKVRELEILAESEEAGVYIVVSKNGRQIFVTGHSEYDPFTLKYEYERDVAKGLDIHLPKDYFPGDNPQMPPIVKWRGHANLLFSNWLNYYVYQETPYNLDEIGIKENISWQK, from the coding sequence ATGCCGATTAAAATACCAAACAATCTTCCTGCAGCTGAAACATTAAGTAATGAAAATATATTTTTAATGTATGAAGATAGAGCTTTACACCAGGATATTAGACCTTTGAATATAATCATATTAAATTTGATGCCAACTAAAATAATAACCGAAACTCAAATATTGCGTCTCCTTGGGAATTCGCCACTGCAGGTGGATATTACACTACTCCACCCCAAAACTCATATTTCAAAAAATACGTCCAGGGAGCACCTTATTAAGTTCTATAACACCTTTGATGAGATTTGCAAGAATAAATTTGATGGGATGATTGTAACAGGAGCACCTGTAGAGCACTTGGAATTTGAGGAAGTGGATTACTGGGATGAATTAAAAGAAATTATGGATTGGAGCACTACACATGTATTTTCTACATTCCATATATGTTGGGGAGCTCAGGCAGCCCTGTACCATCACTATGGAATACCAAAATATCCACTGCCCCAAAAAATGTTTGGCGTTTTTCCTCACAAGGTTTGTAAGCACAACGAAAAGCTTTTAAGGGGGTTTGACGACATTTTTTATGTTCCTCATTCAAGACATACGGAGGTAAGGAAGGGGGACATTGTAAAAGTGAGGGAACTAGAGATTCTGGCCGAGTCTGAAGAAGCCGGTGTTTATATTGTGGTTTCTAAAAATGGTAGACAGATCTTTGTAACAGGACATTCGGAATATGACCCCTTTACACTTAAATATGAATATGAGAGGGATGTCGCAAAGGGACTCGATATACACCTTCCAAAGGACTATTTTCCTGGAGATAATCCTCAGATGCCTCCTATCGTGAAATGGAGAGGGCATGCAAATCTTCTGTTTTCCAACTGGCTGAATTATTATGTTTACCAGGAGACACCATATAATTTGGATGAGATTGGAATAAAAGAAAATATTAGCTGGCAAAAATAA